The Girardinichthys multiradiatus isolate DD_20200921_A chromosome 21, DD_fGirMul_XY1, whole genome shotgun sequence genomic sequence AGTGGTCTTACTCAATTCAGCCTTGTACATGCAAGATGTAAATtagttttaactttgttttgctAGTTTTGGAATGACATTAAGTCTATATAGAGTTCTTACCTTTTTAAGAGTAAATATTTCCCTGGTTTGGATAAATGTGAAAACGGGAAATTTTGGAAATATCACTTAGCATTTCACAATTagctgattattattattattattttacttaatctGCTTGCTTTTTATGTTTAGCTTAAAAACAAGGCAAAAAACCCCCCACATTTGTCCAATGGTCCCACCACCCATCAGTCAGTTGGTCCATCCAGTTATTTATCCATTCACACGTGTCACAGCCGTTTGTTCAACTGTCTATTCATTCACCCATCAAGTCGTCCATCCACCTTCACATTCATTGATCcatcagtctgtccatccattagTTTACCTAGTTCTCTCAGTCTACTTTTTACATGTCCCATATTTGAAGCTTCACCACTTTAGGTATATCTAAATTCATAGTGAACTtttctattttcattttaagtatGGGCCAAAAAACAgatcaaaaaatttgaaacatggaaaattaaaaacaatatgtagGAATGTTAAATATAGTTTCTTTTGTCATGCATTCCCTAGTGCTGTGTCCAGGGTTGTGGGTCATCTCAAGTGTTATTTCATGGTCTGATGGCAATTTTGGAGCTGTTGATCTTGcttcaaattgaattttaaataataatctccACAGTCAACAGTTTTATATTTGATTTAAGAACCTAAAGGCATAGTATCCCAATTATTCtgcaattattgaaataaattctGTTAGAATTATTAGATGTTTggagaaacatttaatttcacgaACCTTTAGCAATCACTGGAAGTGAGCTAAGATGGTTGAAAATGTAATTGGAGAGcaacagattttaatttttaaattttttttttttttacaatgacaTTTAAAGTAGTGGTCCATGTAAAACTAAGAAAAGTGGTTAATGATGATCATTCTTTCCCCGACTTATCGACAGTGGTGAAAAAGTTACACTAGCCAATATCTTTCTGAAACCACTATACATATTGCTATTTGATGGTAAAAAGTTGGGATTGCTCAGAGACTAATTATCACTATGCTTTTCAGTATCAATGGTGTCCCACCAAAGGTCCGCAAagttctgcagctcctccgtcTGCGCCAGATCTTCAATGGTGTGTTCGTCAAGCTGAACAAGGCTTCTATCAACATGCTCAGGATTGCAGAACCTTACATTGCTTGGGGGTAAGAGTTTAAGTGttgaataaagatttttaattgtattttttggAATGTGGTTAATGATGCTGAACTTTTTTCCCCATCATATCGACCATGGTGAATACTTGTTGAAACTAAGCCAGTTTTGTCTGAAACCACATTCCAAGCCATTTTGTTTGCGTTAACTCGCTTTGCATTTGATTGgaaccttttttttccccatgatgaaaaaagtatttttctgtaatttttGAAACAATCGTGTGTCTTGAATGTCAAGACAACTTTGTATCAGACTCATTTCTGAGAGCAATGAGGCATGGCAGTATATGAATCAGTCCATTATCAGAACTGTTTGCTGTagataaaattacatttaaacaaaGATCAGACTTGGCAATATGACTGGTCAAAATTTAGGTTTTTACTTTGACCTGTTAATCTGTTCCTATATGGCATGACATCTGAAGTTAAGAGATACATGTTCTGTTTTCATACCTATAATCTCAGATCaagctttttcttattttagttGATCTTTGGTTGTTTAAAAACAGTGTTTCTGCACAAGGGTGCTCAATCAGCACAATATTTCTCAGTACCCAGTCCTTACAATAGCTCCTCCATAAACATCTTAAAAGCTCAGATTAGTAATTTTTaccaatatattttgtttttcttcatcttaaaacaattctgcattCAATGGATATTAGGAGATATTTATTTGGATAACAAGTTAAAGACTGAAAGCTTTCTTATTCgatttaaaaccttttacaatGGACTTAAAGGCATTATTAGGCAATGTATGTGTTGTAAGGGAAATATGTAACTTTGAATATAAAATTAAGGAACAGGAAAGTGTATGGACAGAAGAATTAGACGCTTGGACAAGTCTCCTCAGAAATGGAAAAGTATCGTAATTCCCTCCTCAGATCTGAACCACTTGTCTTATTATACCACCTAAATGCAAATCCTTAAGCCTATAAAGTTAAAATGATACCTTTTAGAATATGCTAATTTGACTGGAGCTAGCTGGGGACAGTGATGATAAATGCACCTTCAGTGTTCATAAATGTTTGGATTCACATGTGGTAAGACCGTGTTCTTTAATgtgcaaaacatattttgtcCAGAGCTTTTCTGATGTGCTGTgaacataaaagcaaaaaagcattgttcttGGTGTTTTACCTCTTAAGATCTAACCAGATTCTGGGTGTTTTAGCTTTGTGGTCCAGAACCCTGTTCCTCGAGGCCCACTGTCTTGTTCCCTTCTGCAACCTACAAGATGCAGGTGATTAGGTCATAGCAGGCTGCTGTAGAACAGGAAACATGCAAGACGATGGGGACTACTGTTGTGTTGGGTTAGAGAAGtcctacattttaaaatgtattacggGGTACGGTGTAGCAGTAGAGCACGCTACCCATATATGGAGGCCTCGGTCCTCGATtcagctgtcctgggtttgagtcccaaaCCTGGAGGCCTGTGCTGCACGTCTTCCAGGTCTACCCAGGTCCCTAACTGATgacttttgaaaaataactaaaaataaaggccactagtgccacaaataaaaactttaaaaaaaagttgtatGATACCAAAGCTGGGTTCATTGTTTTTGAAATGATTAAACTCGCATTAAACATCACCAATGTAATGTCAATTGTTGAGTATACAAACTTTCCAGTGCTGTTAAGagttgactttatttttttacttctctGATTACTGTCAGATACCCCAACCTGAAGTCTGTGCGTGAGCTCATCTACAAACGTGGCCACGGCAGGGTAAAGAAGACGCGTATTGCCCTCACAGACAACGCTTTGATAGAGAACGCCCTCGGTATGCATCTCTTTCCACACAAACTGAAAATCAGaccttttttgctttttattttttggtgctACTAAGTCTTTGATATCAAATATCTTTCCACAACCTCTTCAGGTTTTCCAATTGTCCTGGCTCATAATGTGGTTAATGATGTACACTTTTTTCCCCGTCTTATCGACtttggtgaaaaaaataaacatatttagcCAGTTGTATCTGAAACCACATGCCAGTTGTATGTATTGTTGTATTGCCAGTGAATTGAGTAGTTGTAAACCACTCCCTTTATTCTGCAGGCAAATATGGCATCATCTGTATTGAGGACCTTATTCATGAGATCTACACAGTTGGCAAGAACTTCAAGTCCGCCAACAACTTCCTGTGGCCATTCAAGCTGTCATCACCTCGTGGTGGTATGAACAAGAAGACCACACACTTTGTGGAGGGAGGCGACGCTGGCAACAGGGAGGACCAGATCAACAGGCTGATCCGAAGGATGAACTAAACTTATGGTAAGCTGTAGGAAAGCCATGTAGCTCTTGATAACAAACTCCTCAGGTGTGCTTAATGATGCATAATCTTTTTTCCCCGTCTTATCGACTATGGTGAAAATCAGTTGTTAATAAGCCAACCAAGTCTGAAACCACATCTTTGTAACGACTGCCTATTGTTATTACCGTGAGTTTGTCCTCtaacaatttgttttttcctttgtttcaggTTTTCTAAGGACTCgaaatatacaataaaaacctgtaaaaaaaaaaaaaaaaacagttgttcACATCTGTGTCATTACATTATACACTAGTTTCCATTATGTTTACTGTATATTGACATGCATACTAATTTTGGGACATTGTCAGTTAACGCATATGCATTAAGGTTCCAGATTTACTCAGCCTAAAGATCCAAATTTGAACAGAATAACTTATAATTACTGATTGTTATaaagtaaatttaaaaacaggCTGTTGAAACATTTTTGAACAGTGTTCTAAGATTGCAGAAAATCATCCACATGAATCAAAATTGACTTGTAGTTGGACCGAAGTCATTCAAAGTGGTCAAATTGCATTGTAAAGATTTcagaaaactgaattgaaagtaATTTCTTTGTAAACGATTTACAAATGGACTTAgaattttaaattgtctttaatGGCATAAGAAAACtttcatatttttcacattCACTGTGAACGGCAATTGTAAATaagtggatttaaaaaaagatttcataGATATATTTCAAAAATATAGTTGATAGTCATAAATGCCAAAATATGTCTTAGAATTACTGTTCTTAATGCGATCTAAAAACAATCTTAAGTAGTTAAAACATCCAGAGTTGAACAAATTTGCTTACAGTTGCAGTCATAACTCCCATGTATATTAAATCCACAACAGTCCATCTAAATGTAAATGGCTCGACTTGGATTTGCACTGTCACAGCTgcattatcttttttttaaataaggtaATCTAAAAACGGATAAGCATTGGACTTATTTAAATTACATTCTATCAAAACGAGAACATTGTGTGATCCTAAAAATCCCATCTTAGCAAGTTAGGAGTccagtgatttaaaaacaaaattttgttttcatactAAAACAGTTATTTCTATTCCCTTCAATTTAGCCTCAAATGCAAttaataaaaagacattttattttgtaaagtttgGAAGCCACTGCGGAGCCATTGATGTGTTTCTATAGTGACGCAGTGGGCTTTTACTACACTGAGCTGCAGCTTAGCATCTCTGCTCAGGGGTAGCTGGAGTCAACGAGCCTTGTACTATGGAGAGGTACATTTACTCACCATAAGGTAATGTCCGCGGTAGGTGCAACACGATGACCTACCAGATGCCTACCGCCAAAGCTTTCATATCCAAGGGAAGCCTGAGCTACGGCTGTGCGGCTCCCGGATACCTGACATACAACAGCTTCAGAATGGGAGCAGGTGGAGGACGTGCCGCGTTAAGGCCAAGTCAGATAAGGAAATTCCCTTTAATGCAGCCTCCTAACAGTGAGTCGTCGAGctcaataaaataaaccaaaaatataCGTTAAACGAGCTTTCCTGAGCATTTTGTCTGTTGTAGGGACTCCGAACGACAATGCCTTAGTGAGCGGCTTCATAATTAAAGGGTAAGATGTCATATTTACGTCAAGTGCCATGAAATCCAAACGTCTGATTTAATTTATCACAAATGGTTAAGCTCGTCTTTACTGCGTTTGATTTGTCAAAAATGACAAGCATGTTTGTTTACACCATGATGTCACGGTTTAGTCGCACTGTACAGCATGACGTATTGCTAGCTGTGTGTAGGCTTCTGCACAAACAGTAGGAGAAGGACCTATTTGCTGATTCTGTTTTCTGACGGACACGAAAAATCCCAGATTTTTACTCTAGGTTCATTTTATTGTTGACACTTATCTAATAACccacagaaagaaaattatagaaatGTAAagtgtatatatttaaaaatgcacaTCTTCAGGTTTGTAAT encodes the following:
- the rpl7 gene encoding 60S ribosomal protein L7, which produces MADAEKKVPAVPESLLKRRKAFAAIKAMRVKKILAEKKVRKVTRKLIYKRAEKYHKEYRQMYRREIRMARTARKVGNYYVPPEPKLAFVIRIRGINGVPPKVRKVLQLLRLRQIFNGVFVKLNKASINMLRIAEPYIAWGYPNLKSVRELIYKRGHGRVKKTRIALTDNALIENALGKYGIICIEDLIHEIYTVGKNFKSANNFLWPFKLSSPRGGMNKKTTHFVEGGDAGNREDQINRLIRRMN